From the Cyanobium sp. M30B3 genome, the window TACTCACGATCACTACCGTCAACACTGCGCAGCTCAGCATGGGCCAGTACTCCCTTACTGGTGTGCACTGCAGCCAGGATCCAAGCTTGAATTTCAATGTGGCTTTGCAGCTCACGGAACAAGGAGAACGCCGCATTCTCGGCACCTCCTATGGAAAACTGTTCGTGGCCATGAATCAGGAAGAGCACTCTCACTGCGGCACCTCACTACGCTGCAATCGCTCGATAGCACTACACCAGCGCTGGTGATGTGTGATTGCATTGGCAGCAATGATCTTGATTTTCATGCCATTACTGGAAGTAGCCAGATCTACGCTTTGACGCTCAAGATGATAAAAAGTTGCCGAATTGTCAACCAAAACAGGCAAGCCCTTGTCGCGTAGCATTAAACATAAGTCTGAGTCCTCGAAATCGCCAACAATATAATGAAGACCAAAACCACCAAGTTGCTTGAAGGTCTCTGTTTCCAGCATCATGCAGGCAGCTGTGACGGCCTCCATCTCCACGAGTTGCAGAGATTCGCTTTCGGATGCTGGCAACTTCACCCCTTTGAAGGGGTGTTCATTCAGCCAGACTCGGCTCAATTCCCCATCCAAATCCGTTTCCTTCACAAAGGCCATACCCAGGTGCTGAATAGCGCCGTTATCAAACAGCAACATCGCACCGAGCGCCCCTATCTGGCCAGGATGTTGCTGCATTGCCCTCAGCATCAGCTCCAGGCTGTCGTCCTGGGCGGGCAGCACATCCGAGTTGAGCAGCAACAGCAGAGGCGCTTTGGCGAATTCAACTCCACGATTGTTGGCACCGGCAAAGCCAAGATTATCAGGATTAATGACCAACTCAAATGGCATGGAATAGAGCGTATGACATCGCTTGGCAAGGGCAAGGCACTCCTGTTCAAGCCGAGGGTCGTCGAGCACATAGATCAGCTGCAACTGGACCCGGTCCGGGCCCTTCCTCCGCTGCCAGGCGTTGAGCCAGTTGAGCTGGTACTCCATGAAGTCAATCCGACCGTAGAGTGGTATCACCATGCTCAGCTGGGGATTGACCGGTTGGGCGCCAAATAGCTTGTGCTGGGGTGGGCGCTGCAGCTTGCGAGATAAAGCATCACACCAGAGATCCCGCGCCCGGTGTAGCAAGTTAGCCGACACGAGGCGACAAGGTGCCTGGATCGCGGAAGCCAGGACCGCCTTTACATGATCGCTAGAAAGTTCGGCACCCTGAAGCGTACGTCGCAGACAGAATTGATGACCGTTGGCCAGCACCGCA encodes:
- a CDS encoding glycosyltransferase family 2 protein, which translates into the protein MHREQLAELRAQAELGRFETVLEGLGHDLVEPLASQLPVAAAYGLGHWAYAHERFEVAVPLLAAVAFAAEPLGDLLPWSVLFLGLSCRGLGEIGRAREQLGALVAKHQSHDACLHALVALAWLDLNAGAPHDAASNLELLRRHPQSSSILGELDLLGRVLSTLEWLGSNPRDQLSHAVDRANSDGLVAAIDAIRLSRCGRVLQVQGWLVDPGHQLRELSLVRGERVWRLNLGHAVYTDRPDLAEVVARCGGDAGLHAGLTLTHVAASEEAVPLQAGEAAELFAVLANGHQFCLRRTLQGAELSSDHVKAVLASAIQAPCRLVSANLLHRARDLWCDALSRKLQRPPQHKLFGAQPVNPQLSMVIPLYGRIDFMEYQLNWLNAWQRRKGPDRVQLQLIYVLDDPRLEQECLALAKRCHTLYSMPFELVINPDNLGFAGANNRGVEFAKAPLLLLLNSDVLPAQDDSLELMLRAMQQHPGQIGALGAMLLFDNGAIQHLGMAFVKETDLDGELSRVWLNEHPFKGVKLPASESESLQLVEMEAVTAACMMLETETFKQLGGFGLHYIVGDFEDSDLCLMLRDKGLPVLVDNSATFYHLERQSVDLATSSNGMKIKIIAANAITHHQRWCSAIERLQRSEVPQ